A window of Danaus plexippus chromosome 12, MEX_DaPlex, whole genome shotgun sequence contains these coding sequences:
- the LOC133319109 gene encoding uncharacterized protein LOC133319109, whose amino-acid sequence MWFLMINIKKYKMNRKMIIAYTAAVFINICYLTFADNETVYINETAINNIITSNVPVNLNEVDGEKVNNFLYGDMDLEEEPLDLSDLDPYLNKLAYETAHSKLRMVEIEVNKSRRFHDTPGYILNPYFEKKAMDLMQQSIYVTRDRLNDTRHIRRMYSRDPAYNIAILYGSLMQIRIKMDHIYGTINRFGKYTRFLWYIVLYEKCLAASIDVEFMVHKIYMLATQLKSLFQDVEYGDYGPDPNEMAMLKNITGYLPSP is encoded by the exons atgtgGTTCttaatgattaatataaagaagtaTAAAATGAACCGTAAAATGATTATCGCGTACACGGCGGCTGTGTTTATAAATA TCTGCTATTTAACATTCGCTGATAATGAGACGGTATATATAAACGAGACGGCCATAAACAACATCATAACTTCAAATGTACCAGTTAATCTGAACGAGGTTGATGGTGAGAAAgtcaataactttttatatggaGATATGGATTTAGAAGAAGAACCATTGGACTTGAGCGATCTGGATCCATACCTGAACAAACTGGCATACGAAACGGCTCACTCAAAGTTGCGAATGGTTGAAATCGAAGTGAACAAATCTAGAAGGTTCCACGACACGCCCGGATACATATTGAATCCGTATTTCGAGAAAAAAGCCATGGATTTAATGCAGCAGTCGATTTATGTAACGAGGGACAGGTTGAACGACACGCGACATATCAGGCGAATGTATTCAAGGGATCCGGCCTACAACATAGCCATTTTGTACGGATCGTTGATGCAGATAAGAATCAAAATGGACCATATATATGGTACCATTAACAGATTTGGTAAATATACAAGATTTTTATGGTACATTGTGTTGTATGAGAAGTGTTTAGCTGCCAGTATTGACGTGGAGTTTATGGTGCACAAGATATATATGTTGGCTACGCAGTTGAAGAGTCTGTTTCAGGACGTTGAGTACGGCGATTACGGACCAGATCCAAATGAGATGGcaatgttgaaaaatataacagggTATTTGCCCTCCCCATGA
- the LOC116772773 gene encoding uncharacterized protein LOC116772773 isoform X2: protein MILKYLLLFIRLSVNAINSTNITIPSLDAMFKSLSEDLLDDYPSNLVVKKLSIDLEKLDMNNITKKLEVMRRNLNDSDDTGALEEFNTRRLGTHGSAWQRNRAIDLLERVKVYDIMLQLIYQARHKVKQIESEKYYNSKDTSYRIAFLYRRLRRIWKRMHDIYTTMKLNIYENNKHRGKFQVIETYLILHHKAAKLHVEFLYMWWVLIKLHEKYHFRHNAPNTTPKQKYIW, encoded by the exons atgattttaaaatatctgcttCTATTCATCCGTCTca GTGTGAATGCAATTAATTCCACAAACATCACCATACCAAGTTTGGATGCTATGTTCAAATCGTTATCTGAAGATTTACTGGACGATTATCCCTCGAATTTGGTTGTGAAGAAACTCTCAATTGATCTGGAGAAGCTGGATATGAATAACATAACGAAGAAACTAGAAGTGATGAGAAGAAACCTTAATGATTCAGACGATACAGGTGCTCTGGAAGAATTCAACACTCGACGTTTAGGAACCCACGGAAGTGCATGGCAGAGAAACAGAGCGATAGACCTATTAGAAAGAGTAAAAGTTTATGACATTATGTTACAACTGATTTATCAAGCGAGACATAAAGTCAAACAGATCGAAAGTGAAAAGTACTACAATTCAAAGGACACGTCATATCGTATAGCGTTCTTATACAGACGATTAAGAAGGATTTGGAAGAGAATGCACGACATCTACACTACCATGAAGCTCAATAT ATACGAAAATAACAAACACAGAGGGAAGTTCCAAGTGATTGAAACGTATTTGATCCTCCACCACAAAGCCGCCAAACTCCACGTCGAGTTCCTCTACATGTGGTGGGTCCTTATAAAGTTACATGAGAAATACCATTTCCGACACAACGCACCCAATACGACgccaaaacaaaaatatatttggtaa
- the LOC116772773 gene encoding uncharacterized protein LOC116772773 isoform X1, which yields MILKYLLLFIRLTGGNENQIEFIDVRVYDNTIDVDRLLFGDITRMDDLHLPPLKNDIDYKLSERTPEEGTLENEIPAHIMDMTDINLPNMENSSDVKEFNEISKSVRNLTDAYKNKPGILSRRHGFQDREDSSGEGPKKYFKETDKKNKLINIMMTFLIHARYQIKKGLEEKQPIRGDTRYRIGYLFNRMRHLQYEQQKLVSAAQKQRNHDHFSLYSMTKLYEKIVRCDVDIRDTINYLEAINKARDVRIKYSLDGN from the exons atgattttaaaatatctgcttCTATTCATCCGTCTca CAGGTGGGAACGAAAatcaaattgaatttatagatGTAAGAGTATACGATAACACTATTGATGTGGATCGTCTCTTGTTTGGTGATATCACTAGGATGGACGATCTCCATCTGCCACCCTTGAAAAACGATATAGACTACAAGCTATCTGAAAGAACACCAGAAGAAGGAACTCTAGAAAACGAAATTCCCGCTCATATTATGGATATGACCGATATAAACCTCCCCAACATGGAAAATAGCTCTGATGTTAAAGAATTCAATGAAATAAGCAAATCGGTGAGGAACTTAACTGATGCTTACAAAAACAAACCTGGAATACTATCGAGGCGACATGGATTTCAAGACAGAGAAGACAGCTCTGGAGAGGgccctaaaaaatatttcaaagaaactgataagaagaataaattaattaacataatgaTGACATTCCTGATTCACGCCAGATATCAAATAAAGAAGGGCCTAGAGGAGAAACAGCCGATACGTGGTGACACCAGGTACAGAATAGGATATCTCTTCAACAGGATGAGACACTTACAGTACGAACAGCAAAAACTAGTAAGCGCAGCTCAGAAACAACGCAACCACGACCACTTCAGTCTCTATTCTATGACGAAACTTTACGAGAAAATAGTCCGCTGTGATGTTGACATCAGGGATACCATAAATTATTTGGAGGCGATAAACAAAGCACGTGATGTGCGCATCAAATATAGTTTGGATGGAAATTGA
- the LOC116772531 gene encoding uncharacterized protein LOC116772531, giving the protein MLGIMVFGMLIVHTTSNFTAEINQSYNTTFKDYLDKFKPSQVWMEIEERNRLNGLNCSFKDELETILKRIDPIDELLAVKVKNGNPRVVIDKDKEARRQFNPPGKLLNTKFDQFRVRNRLVELMKQAIYQARNKMVIMQELRAKYNKISVYKMGFLMSKTDNACRIFATFAYKSFKFCTLQRQYSVKNYQMLQNLEAIERLLDLWFDVDLLIDLIFLNHENCLRMLRMVISNRKHAWKFVD; this is encoded by the exons atgttag GTATAATGGTATTTGGAATGCTAATAGTTCATACGACATCGAACTTTACTGCAGAAATCAACCAAAGTTATAACACTACTTTCAAGGACTATCTGGATAAGTTCAAACCTAGTCAAGTTTGGATGGAGATTGAGGAAAGAAATAGATTGAATGGCTTAAACTGCAGTTTCAAAGACGAATTAGAAACGATACTGAAACGCATCGACCCCATAGATGAATTACTAGCGGTGAAAGTCAAAAATGGAAACCCTAGAGTTGTGATCGATAAGGACAAGGAAGCTAGGAGACAATTCAACCCACCGGGGAAGCTGTTGAATACGAAATTCGATCAGTTCCGAGTCAGAAACAGGTTGGTCGAGCTGATGAAGCAAGCGATCTACCAGGCTAGAAACAAGATGGTAATCATGCAGGAACTAAGGGCGAAATACAATAAGATATCGGTCTACAAGATGGGGTTCCTTATGTCCAAAACAGACAATGCGTGTAGAATTTTCGCCACGTTCGCCTACAAGTCTTTTAAATTCTGCACGTTACAGAGACAATACTCTGTCAAGAATTATCAAATGCTGCAAAACTTGGAAGCCATAGAAAGATTGTTGGACCTGTGGTTTGATGTGGACCTCCTCATAGATCTGATTTTCCTCAACCATGAAAACTGTCTGCGGATGTTGAGGATGGTGATAAGTAATAGGAAACATGCCTGGAAGTTCGTTGACTAA